From Humisphaera borealis, the proteins below share one genomic window:
- a CDS encoding sulfatase family protein, with the protein MSLQAAEANRPNVVIIFIDDLGYGDIGPYGATKQKTPNLDRMAREGMKLTSFYAAPVCSVSRAQLLTGCYGARVSVPAVYSPGGANGLNPAEHTIAERLKEQGYATICIGKWHVGDQPEFLPTRQGFDHYLGIPYSNDMQKVATATGQRVVPLVRDDKVEELLTDEAQSRIVEKYTTEAVGFIRTNKDKPFLLYLPHTAVHTPIHAGEKFRGKSANGRFGDWVEEVDWSVGQVLDTLTELKLQERTLVVFTSDNGPWAIKGPDGGSSGPLRGSKGSTWEGGVRVPTIAWWPGRIAAGTTCDAVAGTIDLLPTAVALAGGKLPAEPVIDGRDLSPLLFGKSTESQREAHYYFSGYNLQAVRQGPWKLAFAVQPEIKGQAAATDVVDGKPRLYNLDQEIGEKTNLADKHPDVVAKLAALAEKMKSELGGTSPTARRPPGVAAKPTTLYPTENAKPTAKPGKNNKPPAAGKPQSLDTARIGDVIPSANAPAIGGKPFTISCTVDTMQRDAVIVAHGGLSVGYALHIKDGKVAFVVRTSRDGVTEIVSRDAFTGTATITASLGADGAMKLTVNDEPPVTGKAAGLLPNHPAEDFSIGHDAGRPVGSYTAKEALKGTVRNLKIAVE; encoded by the coding sequence ATGTCGCTTCAAGCTGCCGAAGCGAATCGCCCGAACGTGGTGATCATCTTCATCGACGATCTCGGTTACGGCGATATCGGCCCCTACGGCGCGACAAAGCAGAAGACGCCGAACCTCGACCGCATGGCCCGCGAGGGGATGAAGCTGACGAGTTTCTACGCCGCGCCGGTCTGCTCTGTTTCGCGGGCGCAACTCCTGACCGGCTGCTACGGTGCGCGGGTCTCGGTTCCCGCCGTCTATTCTCCCGGCGGCGCCAATGGCCTGAACCCCGCCGAGCACACCATCGCCGAGCGACTGAAGGAGCAGGGCTACGCGACCATCTGCATCGGCAAGTGGCACGTCGGCGATCAGCCGGAGTTTTTGCCGACGCGCCAGGGCTTCGACCATTATTTGGGCATCCCCTACTCCAACGACATGCAGAAGGTCGCAACCGCCACCGGCCAGCGCGTGGTGCCGCTTGTGCGCGACGACAAGGTCGAGGAGCTGCTGACGGATGAGGCGCAGAGCAGGATTGTCGAGAAGTACACCACCGAGGCCGTCGGGTTCATCCGCACCAACAAGGACAAGCCGTTCCTGCTCTATCTGCCGCACACCGCCGTGCATACGCCGATCCATGCGGGCGAGAAGTTCCGCGGCAAGTCGGCCAACGGCCGGTTCGGCGACTGGGTGGAGGAAGTCGACTGGAGCGTCGGCCAGGTCCTCGACACGCTGACGGAATTGAAGCTGCAGGAGCGAACGCTGGTCGTCTTCACCAGCGACAACGGACCCTGGGCCATCAAGGGCCCCGACGGCGGCAGCTCCGGCCCGCTGCGCGGATCGAAGGGGAGCACCTGGGAAGGCGGCGTACGCGTGCCGACGATCGCCTGGTGGCCAGGCCGGATCGCAGCGGGCACCACCTGTGATGCCGTCGCCGGCACGATCGACCTCCTGCCGACCGCGGTCGCCCTTGCCGGCGGAAAGCTGCCGGCGGAACCAGTCATCGACGGCCGCGACCTCTCTCCCCTGCTGTTCGGCAAGTCGACCGAATCGCAGCGCGAAGCGCACTACTACTTCTCCGGCTACAACCTGCAGGCCGTGCGTCAGGGCCCGTGGAAGCTGGCGTTCGCCGTGCAGCCGGAGATCAAAGGGCAGGCCGCGGCAACCGATGTGGTCGATGGCAAGCCACGCCTGTACAACCTCGACCAGGAAATCGGCGAGAAGACCAACCTCGCCGACAAGCACCCCGACGTCGTCGCCAAGCTGGCAGCGCTGGCGGAGAAGATGAAGTCCGAACTTGGCGGCACGAGCCCCACCGCCCGCCGGCCGCCCGGTGTCGCCGCCAAGCCGACGACGCTCTATCCCACCGAGAACGCCAAGCCCACAGCCAAGCCCGGCAAGAACAACAAGCCACCCGCCGCCGGCAAGCCGCAGTCGCTCGACACCGCCAGGATCGGCGACGTCATCCCGTCGGCCAACGCCCCCGCGATCGGCGGCAAGCCGTTCACGATCTCCTGCACCGTCGACACCATGCAGCGCGACGCCGTCATCGTGGCGCATGGCGGACTGTCGGTCGGTTACGCGCTGCACATCAAGGACGGCAAAGTGGCGTTCGTCGTCCGCACCAGCCGCGACGGCGTCACCGAAATCGTTTCCCGCGACGCGTTCACCGGAACCGCGACGATCACGGCAAGCCTCGGTGCCGACGGCGCGATGAAACTCACTGTCAACGACGAGCCCCCGGTGACCGGCAAGGCGGCCGGCCTGCTCCCCAATCACCCCGCCGAGGACTTCAGCATCGGCCACGACGCCGGCCGGCCGGTGGGGAGCTACACGGCGAAAGAGGCATTGAAGGGGACGGTGCGGAATTTGAAGATTGCCGTCGAATGA
- a CDS encoding SMI1/KNR4 family protein: MSTIEDIVRRAKVNPLCHLLPPAGAPNIPKPFKLPTEVTRFYDLCGGIGLLDKVGDPYPRYQIVAPSEVVNVCMATIGDEYYLEPPLDGWFGIGKPDGSDAVVVDLNEDGYGRCYDVFHETFADPNAAKVIALTFTEFLENLLRLGRNHWLKEDFKGYGCYGAG, encoded by the coding sequence ATGTCGACGATCGAAGATATTGTTCGCCGCGCAAAAGTAAACCCGCTCTGTCACCTGCTTCCGCCTGCGGGTGCGCCGAACATTCCTAAACCCTTCAAGCTTCCGACAGAAGTAACGCGTTTCTACGATCTGTGCGGCGGCATCGGACTTCTCGACAAGGTCGGTGACCCTTACCCGCGGTATCAGATTGTGGCCCCCTCCGAAGTGGTAAACGTCTGCATGGCCACGATCGGCGATGAATACTATTTGGAACCACCCCTGGACGGTTGGTTCGGCATCGGCAAGCCGGACGGCTCGGATGCTGTGGTCGTCGATTTGAACGAAGACGGTTATGGTCGCTGTTACGATGTGTTTCACGAAACGTTCGCTGATCCGAATGCGGCCAAGGTCATCGCCCTGACCTTTACCGAGTTCCTTGAAAACCTGCTGCGCCTCGGGCGGAATCATTGGTTGAAGGAGGATTTCAAAGGCTACGGGTGTTACGGCGCCGGGTGA
- a CDS encoding aminotransferase class I/II-fold pyridoxal phosphate-dependent enzyme encodes MTRMTKSPTPKTESLTPSPSSNGHLVSGNGHPVSTNGHAANGNGHASNGQATNGQATNGQPAAAPRVRPAGIALFDKVKAYDIPAKIKAAGVWTYFRALESAQDPEVYIDGKKLVMLGSNNYLGLTNDPRVKEAAIDAVRRYGTGCAGSRLLNGTMKIHEELEEKLADFMGKQAAVTFSTGFQVNLGTISCLLDRRDIVYLDKQDHACIIDGARLGLGEIRKFRHNSPADLRRMMQADEASDAGKGGGKLVVVDGVYSMEGDICPLPEIVDICKDYGAAVMVDDAHGIGVLGDGRGTSRHFGVDDDVQLIMGTFSKSMASVGGFVCGDRETMDFVKHRARTNMFSAAPSPANVAAASIAVDIMKTEPERREKLWKNTQFMLAGFRALGFDTADSNTPVIPVVVGEDFTAFAMATRLHQEGVFVNAVVSPATPPGRALLRTSYMATHEESHLSFALDKFAKVGREFGVIA; translated from the coding sequence TTGACCCGTATGACGAAGAGCCCAACCCCGAAGACCGAGTCCCTGACTCCCTCCCCCTCCAGCAACGGCCACCTGGTCTCGGGCAATGGTCATCCTGTCTCCACCAACGGCCATGCTGCCAACGGCAACGGCCACGCCAGCAACGGGCAGGCAACTAATGGTCAGGCGACCAACGGCCAGCCCGCCGCCGCGCCGCGCGTCCGCCCCGCCGGCATCGCGCTGTTCGACAAGGTCAAGGCCTACGACATTCCCGCCAAGATCAAGGCGGCCGGCGTCTGGACCTACTTCCGCGCCCTCGAATCGGCCCAGGATCCCGAAGTCTATATTGACGGCAAGAAACTGGTGATGCTCGGGTCGAACAACTACCTCGGCCTCACCAACGATCCCCGCGTCAAGGAAGCCGCCATCGACGCCGTCCGCCGCTACGGCACCGGCTGCGCCGGCAGTCGGCTGCTCAACGGCACCATGAAGATCCACGAAGAGCTCGAAGAAAAGCTCGCCGACTTCATGGGCAAGCAGGCCGCCGTCACCTTCTCGACCGGCTTCCAGGTCAACCTCGGCACGATCTCCTGCCTGCTCGACCGCCGCGACATCGTTTACCTCGACAAGCAGGACCACGCGTGCATCATCGATGGCGCACGTCTCGGCCTCGGTGAAATCCGCAAGTTCCGTCATAACTCCCCCGCCGACCTCCGCCGGATGATGCAGGCCGATGAAGCCTCCGACGCCGGCAAGGGCGGCGGCAAGCTCGTCGTCGTGGACGGCGTCTACTCGATGGAAGGGGACATCTGCCCCCTCCCCGAGATCGTCGACATCTGCAAAGACTACGGCGCTGCGGTCATGGTGGACGACGCCCACGGCATCGGCGTCCTCGGCGACGGCCGCGGCACCTCACGCCACTTCGGTGTCGATGACGACGTCCAACTGATCATGGGCACGTTCTCCAAGAGCATGGCCTCGGTCGGCGGCTTCGTCTGCGGCGACCGCGAGACGATGGACTTCGTCAAGCACCGCGCCCGCACCAACATGTTCAGCGCCGCCCCCAGCCCGGCCAACGTCGCCGCCGCCAGCATCGCCGTCGACATCATGAAGACCGAGCCCGAGCGCCGCGAGAAGCTCTGGAAGAACACCCAGTTCATGCTCGCCGGCTTCCGCGCCCTCGGCTTCGACACCGCCGACAGCAACACCCCGGTCATCCCCGTCGTCGTCGGCGAAGACTTCACCGCGTTCGCGATGGCGACCCGGCTTCACCAGGAAGGCGTCTTCGTCAACGCCGTCGTCAGCCCCGCCACTCCTCCGGGCCGTGCCCTGTTGCGGACGAGCTACATGGCGACCCACGAAGAGTCACACCTGAGCTTCGCCCTCGACAAGTTCGCCAAGGTAGGCCGCGAGTTCGGCGTCATCGCCTGA